TTGATACGTTTGTGGTCGGTGTAAATCGCTATCTTTTCCAGTGCTTCGAGCAAATTATCAAATTTTTCGGAAGACACCCGAATCACCAAATTATTTTCCCACGAATAGCCACTCTTAGATTCATCTTCCAAGGTGATGTATGCTTCTACTGCTGCAATAGCTTCGTCAATGGTTTTACGGGCTTCTTTGTAGTCTTCCACACGGTAGCGAATTGAAGCATCTTTGATGATTTTAGGTTGTGTTTTGGTTTCTTCAGTGATACGACTTCCGTCCGCTATTTGGTCTGTAGACACAACTTTTGCTTCGTAAGTAGCCTCCTCATTGTAAGCATCATTTTCGTAATTACCTGCATCTTTAGCGATTGAAGGCGCATATTGGTCGCTACCATGAGAACAAGCTACAACTGCAAACATCCATACAAAGCAACAATACCAAATAAGATTTTTCATAAAAGAAGGTTTTTTAGGATTGAAAAATGAAGCCACTCATTGAAGGAAAATGAAGAAAAAAACTAGTACAGCATAAACCAAATTACGTGGCAACTTATTTTTTGCACAAAGAACTGACAATTAATAGTTTTGAAAACTAATCACCAGTCACTAATTTACTAATCACTATACTATCCTCCAGACATTTTTGTTTTGCTGTATCCCATCTCTTTGAGCAGGTTATACACCTTCTCTTTAACGTCTCCTTGAACCAAAATAACTCCATCTTTTGCAGAGCCGCCCACGCCACACTTCGACTTCAAGGTTTTGCCCAACTCCTTCAAATCTTCATCTGAGCCTACAAAACCTTCGACCAAAGTTGCCGTTTTTCCACCACGTTTTTTGCGGTCACGCAACACCTTCAATTGTTGTTTGTTTACCTCCAATGTTTCGACTTCTTCCTCTTCCTCTGATTGAGGTTTGAAGTCGGGGTTCGTAGAATAAACGACATTGATTCGGTTAAATTTAACTTTTTTTGACATGATTAAGGGTTTTCAATTACGTTTAAAAATTCGTACACCTCTAAAATCTTTCCATAAATGGTAGTTTTGATAGACAGAATCTTGAAAAGCATGATAAAAATAGTGAATATCCCAAAACTTTTCTTCCTCCAATAAGAAATTATGCACGCTTGTCGAATCTTCAAATTGCGTGTACCGAGAATCAACGAACATAATAATATCGGTTTGAAGTTCGGAAATCTTACTCAACCGACATTGTTTTTCTCGAAATATTTTGGAAAATGTATCAGGGATATAACTTGTTTCATCACAATAAATAGTACAGTCATTAACTACATTTTCGGACAACCATTTTCCTGCAATGATAGAGGCATTTGTATGTTCTCGATTGCGGTGATACTTGCTCCAATTGACCCATTGCTGAATACCCGTACCAAAAATCAAGACCAAAATAACTAAAAGTAAACGTTTGAGTATTGTGATATAATAGTCTGATATTGAAAGATTGGCGAGCCATTTCCATATTTGGAAAATAAGTGCAGAAGCCAAAATCAACATTGTGGGAATGAGCATTAAAATATACCTTGCTTCAACAAATTTGACCTGCCATATAAAATACAACAATAAACCGATATTCCAAAATGCCAATACTTGTCTTGCACCAAAGATTTTCTTTTTCATAATAAAAAGAACTTGGTAAGCAACAACGAAAAAATAACTTCTTCAATTGATACAAAGACTTTTGTAGTTTTCTGTTTGATAGAAAGTCGCTTTTTTTCCTTCTGGTAAATTTTTAAATGAAACTACAAAAGTCTAAATCGGGAACTTATTTTTTGACCGTTACTTGTTTGATGTTTTGAGAGAAATATACAAACGCTATTTTATGGTCTTCAAAAATTTCACAAAAATTATCCAAGCAATCAAACAACATGCCGCTCCAAACAACATCGGAAATCGAACATTGAAGCCTACGGCTGCCCCAAATAGTATGGCAGGTAAGGCATTGCAGAGTGATTGAATAGATTGATTGATACCGATTACTTCGCCTTGAATCGCATCATCTGCTAAATTAGATACGATGGCAAGTGAGCTGGGAAAGGTAATACCTTGAAAAAATATCAAAATTGGCAATACCATATAAAGCATAAGGGTGCTTTTGGGCAATAAAATCAACAAGAAACTCAATCCAAAAAATGGAATAGACCAACTGAGTATCTTTGAAGGTAATAAACGATTGGCAATCGGACGAAGCAAGACACCTTGTGCTAATGCAATCAATACACCTATGTACATGAATATTAAGCCAACCTGTCGCACATTGTAGTCAAATTCTTCAATCAGATAAAACTGGAAGAACTGCGAAAAGAATGCAAGTGCAATGGTCAACATGAAAATGACCATAAAAATAAGTCGAAACTTGGGGTAAGTAAACGCCTTTTTTGCATTGTGAATTCCTGTCAGCCAACTAATTTTGCGTACAGGAGCTTTGGTTTGAAGGGTTTCGGGAAAGAAAAATTTGATATACAGAATATTGGAGAAATTCAAAAGTCCCCCAAATAGAAAAGCGAGGTCATAAGAAAACCAATCGAAACCCGACAAAAATACCATACACGCTACACCTGTCACAAAACCCAAACCAAAGGCAACACCTGTTAGCCCAAAGTTTTTTGCCTTGCTTTTGTCATCACTCACATCTGCCAAGGCTGCTTGTACAGTATTGAGAGTCGTGCCTAAAACTCCCGACATCAACCGCCCTATAAAAATAAACCAGAAACTCACCCAATAAACACCAAATCCTGCCAAACAATAAGCGATGCCGCTCATCAAGTTCGCAAACATCAATATCTTACGTCTGCCTTTCCAATCTGACACCATACCCAATATAGGTGAACCAAACAATGCGCCCAGCGAATATCCACCTATCACAATGCCATATAAAAAGGTAAGGGTTTCGGGTGGAAAACTATCTCTGAAAAGTCCTGTTTCATTCATTGAAAAAACGAATGGTAAAACAGGAGCAATCAAGCCAAAGCCAAAGAAATCAATGAAAAGAGTAAAAAAGACTCTAAAAAGCGTATTCCGATTATTCGAACTATTCGTCATTGTATCACATTAGATATTTGGCGAAGATAGGGATATAAAAACAATGTCACCTTATTTGAAACTGACATTATTTCGACCAATCAAATAACCTTCATGGTACAATTCAGCCGAATAGCTTCCACTGACGAGAGGTGTACCTTGCTCCCAAAACATGCAATAGTTGTTGCGTTTGCCATTGTAGTCTATTGCTCCTTTGATGGTGTATTTGATAGGTGTACCGTCTTCTGCATTGTCGATAATGCCCGAACCAAAGGCTTCTACATAAAGACTTTCACCACCAGGAGATACAATACGGAGCATGATTTCTTTTTCGCCAGGTTTGGCGACAGGATTGGGCATTACATCAAAACAGACCTTTAGTTTTTCTACTCTCTTTGCATTGTTTACCATCACTTCTTTGCCCGAACCTTTGTATTTCACACCTGTAATTTCGATACTACTTGTCTGCAAAACTGCTGCACGGTTTACTTTTGAAGCGAGCAATTCTTTTTCTTCATTCAAAATGCTAGCTTTGGTACTCAACATTTGTTGTTCTACCTGCAATTGCGAAATACTATCGGATTGGTTTTTAATGGTTTCTTCTTTGACCACTACATCATCTCGAAGTGAACGGTTTTGATTGTTCAATTGCTCATTTGCCAATTTTAGCTGATCCAATTCTCCTTTATAGCTTTCCACAGTATTGCGTAGTGTTTCGAGCATTGTTTTCGCCTGTAAGAGTTCTTGGCGACTCGCCCTATTTTTACTCAATAAGTTTTCAATTTCCGTAGTTTGTTCATCTATTTGAATACGAATACTTTGAAGGGTACTATCCAGCTCGATGTTTTCTTCTTTGAAGGTATCCAATTCTTCCATTAAGTCATTCAGTTCAACTTGCAGAGCCTCCTTTTCTGTTGTCATGCTTACCTCTACATCTTGCTTTTCTTGTTTCATTTTTTGAACTTTATAAAAAAGCCAACCGTTTGTAATCAACAAAAGTAAAATGAGAATTAAGTAAATAGCTTGACGTGATTTGGTATTTGTTTCCGTCATTATTATTATTTTTACGATTTAAAAGATTGAATGGCTTTGGACAACCTACATTAGCAAAGATACAAGAAAATTATGCTTGAACTAACAAAAGATTATTGGAATAAAAGGTATTTGAATGGAGAAACTCAATGGGATATTGGATATATTAGTGAACCATTTAAACATTACTTTGATCAATTAACAAATAAAAATTTACATATTTTAGTTCCTGGAGCGGGAAATGCTCATGAAGTAGAATACTTATTTGTAAATGGATTTAAAAATGTTTTTTTGTTAGATTGGTCACTCAAAGCACTGCAAAATTTTCAAAGTCGGATACCTGATTTTCCTGTATCTCAATTGATAAATGCTGATTTTTTTCAACACGAAGGTCAATACGACTTAATGATTGAACAAACGTTTTTTTGTGCTTTAAATCCAAGTCTCAGAAAAAAATATGCACAACATTCGCACCAATTATTAAAAAATGAAGGGAAAATAGTTGGATTACTATTCAATATTCCGTTAAATGACGATCATCCTCCTTTTGGAGGCAAGAAAGAAGAATATATTTCTTATTTTGAAGATTATTTTAACATTCAGATAATGGAGCCTTGTTATAACTCCATTTTACCCAGAGCAAACAGTGAGTTGTTTGTGAAAATGGTAAAAAAATGAAAATCACGCTAAGGTTTTAGCCAAAATCTTATGTACCTTGTGGTAAATAAATGAGCTATTAACCCATTAAAATTTATATATTACTATGAAATTCGCTTTAGACAAAAAAGATAGCTATACAGTTTTTTCATTGTTAGAGTCTAAGCTAAACACGCTTGTTGCTCCTGACTTGAAAACTGAATTAACCATTTTGCACAACGAAGGCATTAGAAACATCATCCTTGACCTCGAAAAAGTATCTTTTGTAGATTCTTCGGGATTGAGTGCCATATTGGTAGGCAATCGTTTGTGTAGTAGAAGTGGTGGTAGTTTGATCGTTGCAGCCATTGCTGACAATGTCAATCGTTTATTTAAGATTTCTCAGTTAGACAGCGTTCTAACTATCATAGCCTCTGTTCAACAAGCAAGGGATTATGTGATGATGCAGGAATTGGTGAATGAACTACAAGATGAAGAAATAGCCGATGAAGGAGACGCTGAAGATTGATGCAAAATGACTAAATTCAGTGTCACCATTTTGGGTAGCAATTCTGCCATGCCTATTTATGACAGACATCCTTCTGCTCAAATACTCAATGTCAATGAACAACTCTATTTGATTGATTGTGGAGAAGGTACGCAAATGCAGCTTCAAAAATATGCAATTCGCTTCTCCAAAATCAATCATATTTTTATTTCACATTTGCATGGAGACCATTATTTAGGACTGATTCCACTCTTGGATTCCTTTGCACTTTTGGGACGGGTAGCCCCTGTTCATTTGTATGCACCTACGCCACTGCTGAATGTCATTTCCTTACATGGCGAAATAAATGGTTGGAAATTAGAAGATTCCCCATATCCATTGATTTTCCATGCCACCAATCCTTCGGTTTCAGAATTGTTATTAGACGACAAACAAATCACCGTCAAAAGTATCGTACTCGATCATCGAGTGCCTTGCACGGGTTTTGTATTTGAAGAGAAAGCAAGTGATCGAAAAATGTTGAAGGATAAAATTACCACCTACAACATCCCTTTCGCCGCCATTCCAGACATCAAAAAAGGCGCAGATTACACCACCCCAGAAGGAGTAATTATTTCTAATAGTGAATTAACTGCCAACCCTTTGCCTACTCGCACCTATGCCTATTGTAGCGACACTGCCTATACCGAAAGCATTTTACCCCTTATTGAAGGAATAGATTTGCTCTATCACGAAGCCACTTATTTGGAAGAACGAATTGAATTAGCCGCACCACGAGGACACAGTACTGCCAAACAAGCTGCCTTGATTGCCAAAAAAGCGGGAGTCAAAAAACTACTTTTGGGGCATTTTTCTTCCAGATACTACGATTTAAGTCCTTTTTTGGAGGAAGCCCAGCCCATTTTCCCCACTACAGAATTAGCCATTGAAGGAAGGGAATTTGTCATTTAAGTAATGGCGAAAAAATAACTTCCTAAATTGATACGAAGACTTTTGTAGTTTTCTGTTGATAGAAAGTTGATTTTCTTCCTTCTGATATTCAAAACTCCAAAACAACTCACTCAAATTCAATCGTTGCGACCACCTGAGCATGATCCGACTGCCAGCCCTCCACTCCTTCTCGACTCAAAGTATTGTCCTGCAAATGATCGTTGAGTACCTGCACATAGCGCACTTCTCCAATATGATTCGGATTCTCCCGCACAAATTCTTGACTCACCAAAATATGGTCCAAGCTTTCATGATGTCCGTTGTGAATGTGCGTATAGTAATAATCTTGGTAACTTTTCAGAGCTTGAATGTTTTTCACATTGTAGAGCAGTACATCCCAATATTTCATTTTCTTTTCCTTGTGCCAATAACTCATAGGTTCTTGACCTGCAAGAATATCCGTTGTAACCGCACTACCCGAATCGTTCACATCACCAAGTAGAATAACGGGATAGCTGCGCTTATTGAGATATTGCAGCAACAAACTCCGCAAAGCAGTAGCCTCCGCCGCTCGACGAATCAAAGATCTCGCCTGACCTTTCGCCTGTTCCATCGGATCATCCGCATCCGCCCCCTTTGCAATATCAGGGCGTTTGGACTTTAAATGCACTACAAAAACCGTTACTGCTTGTCCATACATTTCCAATTCTACAATTAGCACAGGACGTGAAAACTGAAAAATAGGCACACTGACCTCTGTATCCAACAGCAACATCTCGTTGAAATCCTCCACTACATGGTAATCCAACACTGGAAATTTGGTCGCCAAAGCCACAATCGGAGCAAGGTCGGGCGAAGTGACAGTCGATGAAGGTTTCGACATCACGATGTGGTAATCCTTACAGTAAAGACTCGAATCCAATACTTCCTCCAAGGCCGTCCTGTGAAAAACTTCCTGAAAGCCAATAATATCTGCTTTCATGGTATCCAACTGCCATCCCATCCAAGATATTTTTTTGCGGTACTCATCCGAAGTATATTTTTTCCAGCCATAATAAGTGGTATTGGGTAGAACCAAGTTGTAAGCATTGAAAGTGCCAATTTTGATTTGTTTCATGAAGTTATTGTTTTGCTAAAACTCAAATGAATGTTTCCCAAATGTAAGCATTATCTTTGTAGAAAACCGACATCACAAAAATATGAAAACACAACATACCAAACACGCCAAACTGACCAAACCCCAACTCGGTCATTTCGGAAGAAACGAATGGGCCATCATCGGTACACCCTGCGGCAATATCCAAAAAATTGCGCATAAAGTTATCGAAATACTTTCCAAAGACTTCAAAGTAAGCTATGTAGATGCCGATCACCAAAGTGCAGATGCAGAAAAAACTCAGGGCAAAAAAGAAGATGCGGCAATGGATGCAGGTGCAAGTTTGGTCTATACCGATAAAATCACCCATCACCGCATAGACTTCAACAATGAAAAATTCGACACTTATCAATACCGCAGCCTTTTCCATGAACAAGACATCGTACTCGTCAATGGCAATCACTTCAAGGCTCAAAAACAAATTGTGGTCATAGATGCCCGAAAAAAAGATTCTTTGGAGCGAAAACTAGATAGACTAACCAATGTCGACCTGATTTTGTTGGAGGGAGAAAATGACAGTATTTTTCCTTTCCTTCAAACACAAATTCCGAATATAGCCGACATTCCGATACTACAAAGTATCAATACGGCTGCAATAGCGAATTTTCTGCTGCAAAAAGTAAACACAAACCAGCCACCTCTCTACGGTTTGGTATTGGCAGGTGGAAAAAGTCAGCGCATGGGTCGAGACAAAGGCCTGATTGATTACCACGGCAAAGCACAGCGGGAATATGTAGGTGATATGCTGCAAGCATTTTGTGAGGAAGTATTTATTTCTTGCCGCCCAGACCAGGTCTCGAATATCGACACCCAACACCAAATATTGCAAGATTCCCTGCTGGGTTTGGGGCCTTTTGGAGCGATTCTATCCGCTTTTCAGCACAATCCCAATGCTGCATGGCTTGTCGTTGCCTGTGACCTACCGCTTTTGGATGCCGATACTTTACAATACTTGGTGGACAATCGCAATCCTTCCAAAACCGCTACGGCTTTCCACAATCCCGCCACAAATTTTCCCGAACCTTTGATTACCATCTGGGAATCCAAATCCTACCTGACCTTACTTCAATTTTTAGCACAAGCCTATTCTTGCCCCCGAAAGGTCTTAATCAATTCGGATATTGCCCTTTTGCAGGTGCCTGATGTGGCGGCATTGGAGAATGTGAACCGACCAGAGGAGTATGAGGAGGTGAAGAAGTTGTTGTAAGCAGTAAATTAAAATAATGATAATCAGTTTTTTTTTATAAAATATTAATTGTTAATATAAATCTACCTGACCACCTTAGTACAGCAAAAATCAACTAATCACCAGTCACCAGTCACCAGTCACCAGTCACTAAATTAAACCCAATTCTTCCGTCTCATAAACCAAAGCATCACCACAAGTACAAAAAACATTACGCCCCACGCAAAAAAGTATCCGTAGCGCCAATGCAGTTCGGGCATAAAATCGAAGTTCATGCCATAAATTCCCGCCACGAAAGTCAGGGGAATAAAAATAGTGGCAACGATGGTGAGGGTTTTCATGACATGGTTAAGTTGATTGCTGGCGTTCATCATGTAGAGGTCAATCAAGCCATTGGTCATTTCTCGGAGGTCTTTGAGGTTTTCAGTGACGTGCAGAATATGGTCTTTCACATCTCGAAAATACTTGAGTGAGTTTTCTTGAATCAACGTACTTTCAGCCTCGATGATTTTGGTGAGCATATCTGACAACGGAAAAATCATTTTTCGCAGCTCAATCAACTGCTTTTTCAATTGCAGAATCTCTTCCAAAGTAGCAGGCACATCTTTCAGCAGTTTGGTTTCAAACGATAGCGTTTGTTCCTCCAAATATTGAAGCACCAAATAATAGTTGTCCACTACTGCATCCAACAACAAATAGAACAAATAATCTGCCGCTTTTGTCCGCACTTTTCCCCTACCCTGCAAAATGCGCTCTCTAATTGGCTCAAACACATCTCCTTTCCGTTCTTGAAAAGAAATGACCGACTTGTCCAGCAGTAGAAAACTCAAGTGTTCTTGCTCAATTCTGGTTTTTGCATCATTGACATACAGCATTTTGAGGGTCAAAAATAAGTACTTATCCACATCTTCAAATTTGGGTAAATGAGTGGTATTCAGTACATCCTCCAGTACAAGTGCATCAATTTCAAATTGTTTGCCAACCACTTCAACCAAATTTGCATCATGTACTCCGTCAATATTGAGCCAAACAGTTTCTTCAGGTTGCCAATTTTTCTTGATGTCAGTCACTTCGACCCGTTCCAGGTATTTTCCCACATTAGGTTGATACGCCATCACACTCATTTCAATGTTAGCCTGCCTCTGCATTCCCACAAATTGAAGGTGACCAGGCATTTTACCTATTTTACTACTTAATTGTTTGAAAGAATCTTGCATAGGTCAAATTTATCCAATAATAAAATAAACACGATAAAAGTTAAAGAATTAAACAAATTAAAAATGTTATTTTTTCAAAAAAATGTATTTTTACTCAAATTTTTATTTTTACCATTGCTTTCGTAGTTTTTTTGCCCATCATTGACATCCAATCCAAACCCACAATCGAATGTCATCAACATTAAGCATCATTGACTTAGAAACTACGATTAAGTAACCCAAAAAACTTAGCATAACTTATGGATAAAGCCACATTTAGATATGGATACTCCACCCTGAGTGTCAGTAAAAGTAACCGATTCATTGCAGTGAGTAAAAGAGACGACACACCTTTGACCGCAAGTATGCCAGCCAATGCAAGGTCTGCTGCACCAGTTATCAAATCTACTACCACCAAACTCGGTCATTTTGAAATATTAGAAGCCTCCCTTCCCAGTTTTGAATCTGTCGAAAACACCCTGAACAATGTTCGTGCAATGCCATCCGTCAATATTGGTACGCATGTTTTTCATACGACCGATGATGGAGATACACCCTATATTCCTTCTGGTCAGATTTACATAGAGTTTACTCCTGAAACTCAACCTGCCATTATGGGAGTCATTTTTGAGCATTTGCATTTGGCCATCCTCGAAAAGCGGAGTTCACATATCTACATCACAAGTGTCACACCTGATTCGCCTAATCCCATCAAAGTAGTAGTGGCATTGCAGGAATTGGAAATGGTGAAAGTGGCAGAACCTGAATTATTAACCCCCATAGGACTCAGCGCATTGACATTGCCCTCTGACGAACTGCTCAAAGACCAATGGCACCTTCAAAATACTGGAAACCACGGCAATTGGGGAGCAAATGCTTTCAAAGCGGGTTCGGATGCCAAGGTAGTAGAGGCTTGGAAATACATGAACAGTTTGGGATCTTCTAACATTACTGTTGCAGTGATTGACAGCGGTTTCGACCTCACCCATCCCGACTTGAGAGGAAGTGGAGGAAAAGTCACAGCTCCTTGGGATTTTGAATCTGAAACACCTGACCCTACGCCCCATTTGGGCGATTGGCATGGTACATCCGTTGCAGGAGTGGCGATTGGTGCTGCAAATGGTACAGGCATTGTGGGAGCCGCTCCCAATGCAAAGTTTATACCGATACGTTTTGCATGGATCAGTGATAGTCAAATCGAAAAGTGGTTTGCCTATGCTGCTCAGAATGGGGCAGATGTAGTCAGCAACAGTTGGGGATCACAGGACAATAGTTTTGTGATGAGTACCCGCATGGTACAAGCCATTCGGAAATGTGCCATTGAAGGACGCAACGGAAAAGGCTGCGTGATTGTTTTTGCAGCAGGAAATTCGGCTAGAAGCATCAACAGTGCTAGCCAACCCGATGCCGTCACTGGCTTTGCAACCCACCCAAATGTCATCACCATTTCTGCCTCCAATAGCAAGGACGAATGGTCCAGTTACTCCAATTTTGGTAAGAGAATTTCTGTATGTGCGCCCTCCAATGGTTCGGGTGGTGCAGGTGTCACCACTGCTGACGTGACGGGTACAATCGTACTGCCCAGCGGAAGTATTGGACATAAAGGATATGATGCAGGTGATTTCACCTTTGGTTTTGGAGGTACTTCCAGTGCCTGCCCACTTGTTGCAGGGGTATGCGCTTTGATTTTGTCGGTCAAACCCAGCTTGAAAGCAACACAAGTCAAAGAAATATTGGAGAAAACTGCAGATAAAATTGGTGATGCAAATTTGTACGACTCCAATGGACATTCGGTGTATTTTGGATATGGACGTATCAATACACTTAAAGCGGTGGTAATGGCAAGTGGTGGAAGTATTCCAGATATACCAACTCCTCCTGTGATCATACCTACTCCCGTTGATCCTCCTATTACTCCCCCCGTTACCCCGCCTGTTGTTGTTCCTCCTTCCGAAATTCGTGCCATCCCGATGAAAGGAGCGGTAACGAGTGTGATTAGACAAAGCAATGAACGCCATGTGTATAAAGTCAGTATGAGCAATCGTTTGGTTATCAGCATGACTTCACCCATTGGCAACAACCAAGATTTCGATTTGTATCTACGCAAGGGAGCAGTTCCTGAACCCAAAAACCGCAAGTATGATGCAAGCAGTGTGGAGGAAGGGTCTAATGAAAAAATAGTGATTTCCAATCCAACTGCTGCAGATTATTACATCATGGCAAGGGCTTATCGAGGAAAAGGTAGCTACAATTTGGATGCAACCTTAGAAGTTGCCCCTGCGGGTAGTGGTATCAATGAATTACCTCTCAAGGCTTTGGTTGGCGGTATTTTACGCCAAGAATTGGAGGAAACAGTGATTAAGGTTAGTCTTGGCGGTCGCCTCAAAATCCGTATGGAAGTGCCAGTAGGCAGTACCAACAACGATTTTGACCTGTATGTAAAACGAGGAGCTATCCCGACCAAAAATGATTTTGATGGCCGAAGTATTCAAGAAGGCTCAGTAGAAAGCATCTTATTACCGAGTGTTCAATCGGGCGACTATTACATTGTGGTTCAATCATTTGAAGGAAGTGGTGGCTATAATTTGACAGTGAGTTTAGAGTAAATCAAGCTACCACAAAACTCAATACAAAAATAATGGTCAAAGCGGTCAAACACAATATTCCTGTCATAGCTGTCCAACTCCGCAAGGTTTGGGCTTCGGACAATCCAAGGTACTGGTTAACCAACCAAAACCCACTGTCATTGACGTGTGAAAAACCCGTTGCACCTGCTGCAATACTCAACACTATCAAGGCCAACTGAGGTTCAGATAAGGCAAAATTTTCCATGATAGGAGCGATAATTCCAGCCGCTGTAATCATCGCAACCGTTGCAGAACCTTGCAAGACACGCACCAACAAAGCCAGCAAAAAGGCGAGTAAAATCGGTACGATATTGTACTCTATCATTTGCTGTGCAATCATCACCCCTGCACCACTTTCCACGAGCATTTGCTTGAAAACACCTCCTGCTCCTGTAATTAAAATGATCACACCTGCAGGGCCTAATGCTTTGGTACTCACATCTTGTAATTCACTTTTGGAAAAACCTTGTCGTGTTCCCAATAAATAGAGTGCCAACAAAGTACTGATAATCAAAGCTACAAATGGATGTCC
The Chitinophagales bacterium genome window above contains:
- a CDS encoding S8 family serine peptidase, which gives rise to MDKATFRYGYSTLSVSKSNRFIAVSKRDDTPLTASMPANARSAAPVIKSTTTKLGHFEILEASLPSFESVENTLNNVRAMPSVNIGTHVFHTTDDGDTPYIPSGQIYIEFTPETQPAIMGVIFEHLHLAILEKRSSHIYITSVTPDSPNPIKVVVALQELEMVKVAEPELLTPIGLSALTLPSDELLKDQWHLQNTGNHGNWGANAFKAGSDAKVVEAWKYMNSLGSSNITVAVIDSGFDLTHPDLRGSGGKVTAPWDFESETPDPTPHLGDWHGTSVAGVAIGAANGTGIVGAAPNAKFIPIRFAWISDSQIEKWFAYAAQNGADVVSNSWGSQDNSFVMSTRMVQAIRKCAIEGRNGKGCVIVFAAGNSARSINSASQPDAVTGFATHPNVITISASNSKDEWSSYSNFGKRISVCAPSNGSGGAGVTTADVTGTIVLPSGSIGHKGYDAGDFTFGFGGTSSACPLVAGVCALILSVKPSLKATQVKEILEKTADKIGDANLYDSNGHSVYFGYGRINTLKAVVMASGGSIPDIPTPPVIIPTPVDPPITPPVTPPVVVPPSEIRAIPMKGAVTSVIRQSNERHVYKVSMSNRLVISMTSPIGNNQDFDLYLRKGAVPEPKNRKYDASSVEEGSNEKIVISNPTAADYYIMARAYRGKGSYNLDATLEVAPAGSGINELPLKALVGGILRQELEETVIKVSLGGRLKIRMEVPVGSTNNDFDLYVKRGAIPTKNDFDGRSIQEGSVESILLPSVQSGDYYIVVQSFEGSGGYNLTVSLE